ATGTAGTATCTCGTATTCTAGGGATTTCACTGAATttctaaaaaattaaaaataagtcTTAGGGATGACGTGAAATTTCTAAAAACACTAATTTCCTGTTGTACATATGACATTAAACATAATTCGACTACTGTTATTTGAAACAGAAGTATGGTTTTTCCCTACTTGTATTTTTATTCAGGAAACAGAAGCTGCAAATTCTCCCGACCTCTAAAGTTATTTTCTTAGTCCGTCAAAAATAATAGGGTATACTGTAGACGTGTTTTTCGGAGCCTAAAGCTAGCAATTTATTATGATTCATTGATAACAAACAACATGATAACAAAATAACAatgtaaaaatacatgtataataaaacatATGGATAAGAACTATGGTGGAAGATTTACTAGATATTGCATCACAGGTAACATTTGTTTTTAGAACTATGTTATTCCAAAATTCAAGTTTTGATTCCCGGAAATTTCGGAATTGCTCTATGGTTATATTACCGCCGCTGAAAGACATTTTACTGTAAGACCGATGACGATTGTTGTATAGACTGCCCAGTCTCGTCAAACCATCCAGTGACAATGACCTACAAAAGATAACGCCATTTAAAGATTAACTAGGCTATGTGACTAAGGGACTCTCTTTGCCATTTTTCTCGTTTTCTTCTATTTTCACGTAATGAGAATTATATTATGCAATATTtacttttcaatgtttttgcctttgatatctctacaaattgtaatgatagtcatttcctcatgaatgcagtGGTCTGAATCTTgattatatctatctatctatctatctatatatatatatatagagtatGTCTATTCTAACGGCTAGAAATTCCGAGAAATGTAAatttaagaaattatatttatttttcatatctatatCTTACTTTCATTATTGTCGGAATAtttccagccgttaaaatatgtatttatcaaGATCCATATGTACATTGTTCAGATTCATAAGGAAATTACTATTacttcaattggtaaagatatcgaaggaaAATTGAGGGCATGAACAGTAACGCTTCACGCTGGCCTACTTCTGAGGAAGAGCGTTAGTGCTTCATCAAGTATGCCGGTgtgaagcatcgcagttcatacatgtaccctcatgtacatattttcaaaattgaaatttatttctgtaaTGTCCGGAACAGGCAAACAActcttatgtattttcaaaaatgaaatttatttcttgattaAATGTTGGCATTCCGAACCCCTTAGCAAAACTTTTGTTCTAATTTGCAGCCAGTAAAGTTTCAACAGTTAGGCTtatggtgaaaggtgaagataagaacagtgatcaatttcataactcctataagcaatataaattaGAGTattgggcaaagacggacccctgaatataccagaggtgggatcaggtgcctaggaggaataagcatcccctgttgaccggtcacacccgccgtgagccctatatcctgatcaggtaaacagagttatccgtaggcaaaataagtgtgccaaaaacggcctaacaatcggtatgcaacacgtcagacagcttttgacccaatgataggttgtattggcaaactaaatcgttataacgaccatagaatttgcaaaatgctgactttaaacgagactgttggaactcttgcaccatcaacttgtttgtcagtagcctgcttcgatttaccATAAGCAggtgatatattttaaaaatctgcattTGTTACAATAAATCAAACAGCACTTACCCCGATTTGACAAAATTGCTGTATAGAGCCATCTCCGCTTTGCTAACCTCGATGTCTGCCTGTGTGTACGTTGTATGTTTGCTACCAACCAGAGGTACTCCGAACATATAGAATATATCCTGCCCGTGCTCGACACCTGTAACATCTCAAAACTGTAACAGTGGTTCTTCAAAATGATCGAAAAATAACGtatatcagggccgtaaattaaccttcaatttggaggaggcaggaaattaggcgggcacattttgtgcacactgaacacgtttcatgcaaaatccttgattctagggccttctaagatgttacttgactaactcattctaaaagaaagatttggaatgctttttaagggaggtatcatgttcttagttattggaaacaacataaattctaatgaactttaaattttaattttttttggctcaaaagttggaggaggcagctgcctcctccgcctccatgtaatttacggccctgtatatCACAATTTCTCTCTGCCATTGCTTGAATGTCAAGAAGCAACGTCCTTGAAAAACCATGCTGTTTTGCATATCAAAGTTCTTAAGAACACACCTTCATATTTGGATTTGATTGGATCTGACAATAGGATGTCGTACTCGAAGACAGAGACATTCCGCTGTACCCCAGAGTCGGCGATGAGATCGGCAAGCTCTATAATGCTGGCGTAAAACAACATATCTGCCTCGGCCTGCAGGCGGAAGTAAACGTGTAATTCGTGTTATTGGCGGTGGGTTTTAAAAAGAACAACATACTGTTCAAGTTCAATTAAAATCTtttgaatgcaaaaataaatgGCTTTTAAAACTCATTTGTAACAGTATTTTGTGTGAATTTAGagaaagagaaaagaaaaatattgcagAACATTTCCAAAGGTACCTCAACCAACCTCCTCCCGGTCAGTTCAATATCGCCGTACACTTTTCTGAGGGTATCTGCAAATTTGTGAGGTCAATACAATATGCAGGTATTTTCGTAATAGATCAGGagaattattttaaataaagtgcTTCAAATACTTTTTTCTCTCCAGATAAACaacaatatttacaacaattcTAATAGCGAATGTCCTTTCTTACcttcaaaattacaaattgttGGATAAAATGGTTTATATCGCATAAGGTGACCTGGAAATGGGTAATTCTCCAAGTCTGCAAGatacaataaaatttcaaacgAACAATGAGTACTAATAAAATTcatgatatattgtatattcATGAACTGGAAAATAAATCGGAAACCCTGAATCTATGATCTAAAATTAATGAATATATAGCTCATATTACGGACCTCCAGTCCGTACGAATGACGAATGGATTTTCAATCTGAATTAGCGCATTATTAATCCATGCGCATAGAATGCCCACAAGAGGAAAATTATGAACAATCCGTGTACACggattttaaattcttttttattttattttttttacaaaaatatatcagTGAGCTTTCTTTACAGTAAACATTCATAGATATTGCCTGTTGTACTATCCagataaatgtatttgaatgaaaattaatatcgTATATTCATTGTACACATAAACACCAACCGATATCCCCAAAGCTTTCGTCTGCGGTAAAAGACAGAAGAAATGCATTTCCACGGAACTCCCCATTTTGAAAAGAGGATCTTGGGTGCTTTGTCAGATAGTAGTTGTCGACAACAGCAGGGAATGGAACAACACTGAATGGCAGCAACTGCATTGTAAAAGATTACCGATAACTACAATTTCTAAATTAAAGGTATACTAGTAGTTCAACCGCGAATGTGCCATTGCACTTATGCAGTATTTACTGTTAGCGTTCTGATTTCTAGTAACACAATCATTCCATCTCCATGGAGAACCATATGTCCCTATGTCACAATAGCCCATACGTAATATGATTCGATCGACAATGTCAATATATTGTTTCCTTGTGTGTTGTGGCAGTCTCTCACAAAACATTACACAAGCATTTCATACACCTTTGTTATCATCTCCCAAGTAGTCCATTATGAAAAGTAAGGAACGTGTATGAATCAATGCGAAGTAAGCCCATGAATATCATAGAAGTTTAAGcgcatatatgtatatcatgtaCAAAGGGTCGATATGGTAATGTTTTCTTGTCCTTTACACGAGGATAAACGAACAAACATCAAAAACCTATAATTTAACCGTATCAAAAGATtcttataatacatgtataataacaGAGGCGTATGCCCTCTAGCGAGACACTGGTATTATGTAGAAGCAGTTGCTCGAAGACAGACTAATAAATTCCAAGCCTGGCTTGATGCAGTTGACGTAAAATGACGTAAAGGTTTGCCATGTACTTCATGTAACCGGTTCAGACGAGAATACAGATTCTGGTTGGAGAAAAGTTAAGGTGAACTGAACAATTACCGTAGACAGGATGATCTCGATAGCTTTAAGGTCTACCATGTCAACACTCCTGATGTCTGCAGCAGTCAATGCATACCGAAGAATTGTGGAATTAATATTGGAGCCTTTATACAGGTTCGGCATCGCCATTGCCCAGTGTGCAAGTGGAGACCCACTCATCAGAACTGCATTACTGAATAAACCTGAAATGGCCCAATGATAGCATTTCCGTATTGGGTCTAAAGCAGTGTGCTAACATGTATATACTACAGTGACTGTTTAATTTGATACCATGACAAAAACACATGCTGATTTCTGTTACCAAGGACCCAATTCAAAACTTAGAAGATGATTAACTGATAATTGTTGATTATTTAGAtaagatgtaattttttttaatttaatacaAGGCTATGTGTATACCTTCACATTACAATCACATCAACATTGAAAATCAGTTGATCATTGAACACCCACTGTGGTACATGTGCAAAGTGCGATAACTCGGATATTTTTGTCATGATTCAACCAAATACTTCATTCTAAGTTTATTTCCCAGAATTGTTTGCCACAAACTTGCTAGAATTGTTTGCTGCAAACATTTGCCTCAACTGTTTGCAGCAAATTTACCAAAACtgtttgctgcaaatttgccaGAACCAGATTTCTATCAATATGCATGGCAGAAATGTTTGCAAGAATCGTTTGCCGCAAATTTGCCAGAACTGTTTGCCACAAATCTCATTTGCATGGCAATTGTGCAGCAATCTGCAGCAAACATTTGCCAGAGGTTTGCTGCAAACTTGCGGTAAATTTACCACAACTGTTTGCCAGAACCTTTGTATTTCGGTAAGGGTAACTCTACCTCATTGTAAAGCTCTACCATTGTACCTCTTTTGTGAATCCAAATTCACAAAAGCAACATCCGCCTTACAATCTTACGTTTCCTGATAATCAACAAGGTGTTTACTTAGATTATGTCGGCGTTCATTCTTCACTACATAGGTTCAATTAATCAGTTGTACTTCATTATTAGCTGACATGTACTTGATTCTTAtgagacagaatttattcaaaagcttttaaaggaaaagaaaaaaattcttgctgtggccttcaactcaagCTTTGTGGCGTCGGTGGCttagtggttaggctgtcagactctcgaccgaaaggtcgtgggttcgagacCTGGGCGCGGCAGGGCCGActttgtgtccttgggaaaggtaCTTTACATGAATGTCCTCACTCCatccaagtgtaaaaggggtacctggctatagacagtgaaatatattgttagaatgttagtgctctagcgcctgtaacggcagcttgcactgtatgcttcccaggaagctgagaaagttctagattgatataaggtctgccggggtaacaatgtattgtaaagcgctttgagcagcatacgctggagaaagcgctatataaaaccaatcattattaactgtacatttagatatatcgacgacggtttatttatcaacaatacttattttcattcttatgTTGATTCGATgtattccagtgaactcgaaataaaagacaccacagagtcttctatatctgcttcatatttggatattttattgaacatggatgtcaacggcaaactaacaatacGACTTTAcgacaaatgggatgacttcagcttcgcCATCATGAACTTTCCACattttttgtagcaatattccattatcacctgtataagGTGTCCATGTCCCTCAAATGTTTCGATACGCAAGatcatgttctgcatatgatcaatctttaatcgaagcaggctactgacaaataagtcattttgcaaattctatggtcgctataatgatctaatttgcaaatacaagctgtGATTGGGTGGAATGCTGTCTGATGAGTtatataccaattgttaggccgttctttataaACTGTTCCCCTGGGGATCCaggttggaataggtcctcagtaccccttgcttgtcgcaaaaggcaactaaatggggcggtccttcggatgagaccgcaaaaaccgaggtcccgtgtcacagcaggtgtggcacgatcaagatccctccctgctcaaaggccgtaatcgccgagcataagcctatggtgacgtctccttatgagtcagagtggaaaattctcgagagggatgttaaacaatattcaatcaatcaatcattcttTATGAACTGAGTTTGATTACTCCGGttttctgatcaagatataaggctcacggcgaatgtgaccggtcgacaagggattcttactcctcctagacatctgatcccacctctagccTCTGTTTTGTGCTCTTTgtggaatttatgagattgatcgctgttcgttgtctttgCTTGTTCATTGAGAAAAGGGTCTTGAACATCGTTTTATGCAAGAGTTCATTCAATCACTTCTTACGTGAAACAAAGTTAACCAGAAACATTGAGCTGTTACATGTTGTTGTGATTAATGAGGACGGAAAGTTTATGTTTTCTTGACTTGctacattttgtacataataTGCATACCAAAGAttgaattaaatgttttaaatactgAGATAGCGGTACATCCGCTACATATTCGGTGTATTTAAGGAACTGTATTTACACCTCTTGTCAAAAGACTACACATTACAACGAACACTTGCGTAGCTGTCATGACGGACACTAAATATAACTGAGTATTGTTGTACATGGAAGCAAATTTTAAATGAAGGAACACTAAAATTATTCACGACAAAGAACAAGGAGCCAATCCTTAACTTATATTGCTTTATAAGGCTGATTACCCTGGAAGGTAAACAACAGTAACGGCTTAGGTAAATTCTGTTCAtaacaaactattttaaaacactTCTATTGTTTGgtctttgatatctctacagttagccatttcctcatgaatgcgttgcaCTAGTAAACAATATGCGTTTGAATACAtttaaatatagtacgtctattttaacgactggggCCTCcaatggaaacaaaatatgaagaGAACTTGGTGTGGAAATTTGAGTAGACGAGTTATGCGTTACAGTGTATGATGGATTTTAAGGTCACTTCACGCATTTATCAAGTTCTAGCAAATATTATCTTGTCTTTACACTAACCCCAATTACTGTATAGAAACGTGAACAGAACATTTCTCAAAAAGATcactttcattttaaacatatattgaTGAATGTTATATTTGTCCtagaaaattta
This genomic window from Ostrea edulis chromosome 4, xbOstEdul1.1, whole genome shotgun sequence contains:
- the LOC125669768 gene encoding neuroligin-4, Y-linked-like isoform X1; the protein is MRSEFVGFFYIYWNLILQISCKSTEFPERQTHSGKVRGRVSERVVGSPIEEYLGIPYAAPPTGKRRFQRPTKHDVWTDTFNATKLPPACWQGEVNAKYISKHMPEFDIDDQSEDCLYLNIFVPKSVEKNITFAVMFYIHGGSNRAGMGAMLPGDILAAYGQIIVINFNYRLGLLGFLSSPENNFTGNNGLLDQVTAMKWIHSNIHYFDGDESRVTIVGHSAGAGDVGLHLVSPLTKGLFSNAVLMSGSPLAHWAMAMPNLYKGSNINSTILRYALTAADIRSVDMVDLKAIEIILSTLLPFSVVPFPAVVDNYYLTKHPRSSFQNGEFRGNAFLLSFTADESFGDIDLENYPFPGHLMRYKPFYPTICNFEDTLRKVYGDIELTGRRLVEAEADMLFYASIIELADLIADSGVQRNVSVFEYDILLSDPIKSKYEGVEHGQDIFYMFGVPLVGSKHTTYTQADIEVSKAEMALYSNFVKSGSLSLDGLTRLGSLYNNRHRSYSKMSFSGGNITIEQFRNFRESKLEFWNNIVLKTNVTCDAISSKSSTIVLIHMFYYTCIFTLLFCYHVVCYQ
- the LOC125669768 gene encoding neuroligin-4, Y-linked-like isoform X2, with the translated sequence MEPLSCQEFKSVEKNITFAVMFYIHGGSNRAGMGAMLPGDILAAYGQIIVINFNYRLGLLGFLSSPENNFTGNNGLLDQVTAMKWIHSNIHYFDGDESRVTIVGHSAGAGDVGLHLVSPLTKGLFSNAVLMSGSPLAHWAMAMPNLYKGSNINSTILRYALTAADIRSVDMVDLKAIEIILSTLLPFSVVPFPAVVDNYYLTKHPRSSFQNGEFRGNAFLLSFTADESFGDIDLENYPFPGHLMRYKPFYPTICNFEDTLRKVYGDIELTGRRLVEAEADMLFYASIIELADLIADSGVQRNVSVFEYDILLSDPIKSKYEGVEHGQDIFYMFGVPLVGSKHTTYTQADIEVSKAEMALYSNFVKSGSLSLDGLTRLGSLYNNRHRSYSKMSFSGGNITIEQFRNFRESKLEFWNNIVLKTNVTCDAISSKSSTIVLIHMFYYTCIFTLLFCYHVVCYQ